Proteins encoded together in one Lathamus discolor isolate bLatDis1 chromosome 3, bLatDis1.hap1, whole genome shotgun sequence window:
- the GLMN gene encoding glomulin isoform X3, which translates to MPEEQRQTTMAVDELQAIIQRCQILEEADFKGEDFNLFQVAGQKCLEDGYAAQLLEVIQNEKNKVIIKNMGWNLISPLVRCIFMYKREDDKREHCLKILEQLAQLCNPKELFLGLLEQIEQTSGERVCQTVMLLLQPLQIVLLKLQNKKAYSVGLSLAMIMNQLTPLPVPYTKQQIQEDKLGLCQCCNAVVDFTKPFVNEVVKNMEKSSEYNDTELKEELLKFCMKSLKYPLLTAQLEELEGVDEHPFRHFAAEIIDILWDIKELIPLVFLHRKSKNPEWENQEFADIEQKNIADSLACLSYLMVVQHFGIECFPMVFSPSYLLQCNMANIEVLLKRTEESVLSKGLDLFESCLLRMEDNSLLHQYLEFRDFINVPQDLVKVMTLCPIEHLRKKSLNILQLYIDKFDTEGKHTLFRCLLKTSNHAGVEGYVIKNIKDQIHLSLTKACDNTWFTGHHLISLLDLVFLLPEGAETDLLQHSDSIMASLNLLRYLVIKDCESDNQTGVWTMIPRIEQHFLKPLHVGLNMSKAHYEAEIKNKKENKKEAQSPNTVCSVTVSGEKMPAMTTEMQLQVLHSALFTFDLIESVLARVEELIEVKIKAVMDENS; encoded by the exons ATGCCAGAAGAACAAAGGCAAACTACAATGGCGGTTGATGAACTTCAAGCCATAATACAAAGATGT CAAATTCTGGAAGAAGCTGACTTCAAAGGAGAAGATTTTAATCTGTTTCAGGTAGCAGGTCAGAAATGTTTAGAAGATGGGTATGCAGCTCAGTTATTAGAAGTaattcaaaatgagaaaaataag gttaTCATCAAGAATATGGGCTGGAATCTCATCTCTCCCCTGGTTAGATGTATTTTCATGTATAAAAGGGAAGATGATAAGCGAGAACACTGCTTGAAGATACTAGAGCAGTTGGCACAG CTATGCAATCCAAAGGAACTTTTTTTGGGTTTACTTGAGCAGATTGAGCAGACCTCTGGAGAGCGAGTGTGCCAAACTGTCATGTTGCTGCTTCAGCCTTTGCAGATAG tgcTTTTGAAGCTTCAGAACAAGAAGGCCTACTCGGTGGGTTTATCTTTGGCCATGATTATGAATCAGCTTACTCCCTTACCTGTACCATAtacaaaacaacaaatacaAGAAGATAAACTGGGTCTCTGTCAGTGTTGTAATGCAGTGGTGGACTTCACTAAACCTTTTGTGAATGAAGTTGTTAAAAATATGGAGAAGTCGTCAGAATATAATGACACGGAGCTGAAAGAAGAATTACTAAAATT ctgtatGAAAAGCCTGAAATACCCATTATTGACAGCTCAGCTTGAAGAACTTGAAGGCGTTGATGAACATCCCTTTCGgcattttgcagctgaaattaTT gACATTTTGTGGGATATAAAAGAACTGATACCATTGGTGTTTTTACATCGTAAAAGCAAAAATCCAGAATGGGAGAATCAGGAGTTTGCAGACATAGAGCAAAAGAATATTGCTGATTCTTTGGCATGCCTGTCGTATCTGATGGTTGTTCAGCATTTTGGTATTGAATGCTTTCCGATGGTATTTAG tcCATCATACCTTCTGCAGTGCAATATGGCAAATATTGAAGTGCTACTGAAAAG AACAGAAGAATCTGTTTTATCTAAAGGACTT GATCTGTTTGAGAGCTGTTTATTGAGGATGGAAGATAATAGCCTTCTCCATCAGTATTTAGAATTCAGAGATTTTATTAATGTACCTCAG GATTTGGTGAAAGTTATGACCCTTTGTCCCATAGAGCATCTG agaaagaaaagtttaaatattttgcagttgTACATAGATAAGTTTGACACAGAGGGAAAACATACATTATTCAG gTGTCTACTGAAGACAAGCAACCATGCTGGTGTGGAGGGATAcgttattaaaaatataaaagatcaGATTCACTTATCATTAACG AAGGCATGTGACAACACTTGGTTTACAGGACATCACTTGATCTCCCTTCTAGATTTAGTGTTTTTGCTTCCAGAAGGTGCTGAGACAGATCTTCTGCAACACTCCGATAG CATTATGGCATCACTAAATCTACTGAGATACTTAGTCATTAAAGATTGTGAAAGTGATAATCAG ACTGGAGTATGGACCATGATTCCCAGGATTGAGCAGCACTTTTTAAAGCCACTGCATGTAGGACTCAATATGTCAAAAGCACACtatgaagcagaaataaagaataagaaagagaacaaaaaag AGGCACAGAGTCCTAACACAGTTTGTTCTGTAACTGTTAGTGGGGAAAAGATGCCTGCCATGACTACTGAAATGCAGCTTCAG GTTTTACACTCCGCTCTCTTCACTTTTGATTTAATAGAAAGTGTTCTGGCTCGAGTAGAAGAACTTATTGAAGTGAAAATAAAGGCTGTAATGGATGAAAATAGTTAG
- the GLMN gene encoding glomulin isoform X2 yields the protein MQEYGRSEFSMPEEQRQTTMAVDELQAIIQRCQILEEADFKGEDFNLFQVAGQKCLEDGYAAQLLEVIQNEKNKVIIKNMGWNLISPLVRCIFMYKREDDKREHCLKILEQLAQLCNPKELFLGLLEQIEQTSGERVCQTVMLLLQPLQIVLLKLQNKKAYSVGLSLAMIMNQLTPLPVPYTKQQIQEDKLGLCQCCNAVVDFTKPFVNEVVKNMEKSSEYNDTELKEELLKFCMKSLKYPLLTAQLEELEGVDEHPFRHFAAEIIDILWDIKELIPLVFLHRKSKNPEWENQEFADIEQKNIADSLACLSYLMVVQHFGIECFPMVFSPSYLLQCNMANIEVLLKRTEESVLSKGLDLFESCLLRMEDNSLLHQYLEFRDFINVPQDLVKVMTLCPIEHLRKKSLNILQLYIDKFDTEGKHTLFRCLLKTSNHAGVEGYVIKNIKDQIHLSLTACDNTWFTGHHLISLLDLVFLLPEGAETDLLQHSDSIMASLNLLRYLVIKDCESDNQTGVWTMIPRIEQHFLKPLHVGLNMSKAHYEAEIKNKKENKKEAQSPNTVCSVTVSGEKMPAMTTEMQLQVLHSALFTFDLIESVLARVEELIEVKIKAVMDENS from the exons ATGCAGGAATACGGGCGTTCAGAA TTTTCAATGCCAGAAGAACAAAGGCAAACTACAATGGCGGTTGATGAACTTCAAGCCATAATACAAAGATGT CAAATTCTGGAAGAAGCTGACTTCAAAGGAGAAGATTTTAATCTGTTTCAGGTAGCAGGTCAGAAATGTTTAGAAGATGGGTATGCAGCTCAGTTATTAGAAGTaattcaaaatgagaaaaataag gttaTCATCAAGAATATGGGCTGGAATCTCATCTCTCCCCTGGTTAGATGTATTTTCATGTATAAAAGGGAAGATGATAAGCGAGAACACTGCTTGAAGATACTAGAGCAGTTGGCACAG CTATGCAATCCAAAGGAACTTTTTTTGGGTTTACTTGAGCAGATTGAGCAGACCTCTGGAGAGCGAGTGTGCCAAACTGTCATGTTGCTGCTTCAGCCTTTGCAGATAG tgcTTTTGAAGCTTCAGAACAAGAAGGCCTACTCGGTGGGTTTATCTTTGGCCATGATTATGAATCAGCTTACTCCCTTACCTGTACCATAtacaaaacaacaaatacaAGAAGATAAACTGGGTCTCTGTCAGTGTTGTAATGCAGTGGTGGACTTCACTAAACCTTTTGTGAATGAAGTTGTTAAAAATATGGAGAAGTCGTCAGAATATAATGACACGGAGCTGAAAGAAGAATTACTAAAATT ctgtatGAAAAGCCTGAAATACCCATTATTGACAGCTCAGCTTGAAGAACTTGAAGGCGTTGATGAACATCCCTTTCGgcattttgcagctgaaattaTT gACATTTTGTGGGATATAAAAGAACTGATACCATTGGTGTTTTTACATCGTAAAAGCAAAAATCCAGAATGGGAGAATCAGGAGTTTGCAGACATAGAGCAAAAGAATATTGCTGATTCTTTGGCATGCCTGTCGTATCTGATGGTTGTTCAGCATTTTGGTATTGAATGCTTTCCGATGGTATTTAG tcCATCATACCTTCTGCAGTGCAATATGGCAAATATTGAAGTGCTACTGAAAAG AACAGAAGAATCTGTTTTATCTAAAGGACTT GATCTGTTTGAGAGCTGTTTATTGAGGATGGAAGATAATAGCCTTCTCCATCAGTATTTAGAATTCAGAGATTTTATTAATGTACCTCAG GATTTGGTGAAAGTTATGACCCTTTGTCCCATAGAGCATCTG agaaagaaaagtttaaatattttgcagttgTACATAGATAAGTTTGACACAGAGGGAAAACATACATTATTCAG gTGTCTACTGAAGACAAGCAACCATGCTGGTGTGGAGGGATAcgttattaaaaatataaaagatcaGATTCACTTATCATTAACG GCATGTGACAACACTTGGTTTACAGGACATCACTTGATCTCCCTTCTAGATTTAGTGTTTTTGCTTCCAGAAGGTGCTGAGACAGATCTTCTGCAACACTCCGATAG CATTATGGCATCACTAAATCTACTGAGATACTTAGTCATTAAAGATTGTGAAAGTGATAATCAG ACTGGAGTATGGACCATGATTCCCAGGATTGAGCAGCACTTTTTAAAGCCACTGCATGTAGGACTCAATATGTCAAAAGCACACtatgaagcagaaataaagaataagaaagagaacaaaaaag AGGCACAGAGTCCTAACACAGTTTGTTCTGTAACTGTTAGTGGGGAAAAGATGCCTGCCATGACTACTGAAATGCAGCTTCAG GTTTTACACTCCGCTCTCTTCACTTTTGATTTAATAGAAAGTGTTCTGGCTCGAGTAGAAGAACTTATTGAAGTGAAAATAAAGGCTGTAATGGATGAAAATAGTTAG
- the GLMN gene encoding glomulin isoform X1: MQEYGRSEFSMPEEQRQTTMAVDELQAIIQRCQILEEADFKGEDFNLFQVAGQKCLEDGYAAQLLEVIQNEKNKVIIKNMGWNLISPLVRCIFMYKREDDKREHCLKILEQLAQLCNPKELFLGLLEQIEQTSGERVCQTVMLLLQPLQIVLLKLQNKKAYSVGLSLAMIMNQLTPLPVPYTKQQIQEDKLGLCQCCNAVVDFTKPFVNEVVKNMEKSSEYNDTELKEELLKFCMKSLKYPLLTAQLEELEGVDEHPFRHFAAEIIDILWDIKELIPLVFLHRKSKNPEWENQEFADIEQKNIADSLACLSYLMVVQHFGIECFPMVFSPSYLLQCNMANIEVLLKRTEESVLSKGLDLFESCLLRMEDNSLLHQYLEFRDFINVPQDLVKVMTLCPIEHLRKKSLNILQLYIDKFDTEGKHTLFRCLLKTSNHAGVEGYVIKNIKDQIHLSLTKACDNTWFTGHHLISLLDLVFLLPEGAETDLLQHSDSIMASLNLLRYLVIKDCESDNQTGVWTMIPRIEQHFLKPLHVGLNMSKAHYEAEIKNKKENKKEAQSPNTVCSVTVSGEKMPAMTTEMQLQVLHSALFTFDLIESVLARVEELIEVKIKAVMDENS, encoded by the exons ATGCAGGAATACGGGCGTTCAGAA TTTTCAATGCCAGAAGAACAAAGGCAAACTACAATGGCGGTTGATGAACTTCAAGCCATAATACAAAGATGT CAAATTCTGGAAGAAGCTGACTTCAAAGGAGAAGATTTTAATCTGTTTCAGGTAGCAGGTCAGAAATGTTTAGAAGATGGGTATGCAGCTCAGTTATTAGAAGTaattcaaaatgagaaaaataag gttaTCATCAAGAATATGGGCTGGAATCTCATCTCTCCCCTGGTTAGATGTATTTTCATGTATAAAAGGGAAGATGATAAGCGAGAACACTGCTTGAAGATACTAGAGCAGTTGGCACAG CTATGCAATCCAAAGGAACTTTTTTTGGGTTTACTTGAGCAGATTGAGCAGACCTCTGGAGAGCGAGTGTGCCAAACTGTCATGTTGCTGCTTCAGCCTTTGCAGATAG tgcTTTTGAAGCTTCAGAACAAGAAGGCCTACTCGGTGGGTTTATCTTTGGCCATGATTATGAATCAGCTTACTCCCTTACCTGTACCATAtacaaaacaacaaatacaAGAAGATAAACTGGGTCTCTGTCAGTGTTGTAATGCAGTGGTGGACTTCACTAAACCTTTTGTGAATGAAGTTGTTAAAAATATGGAGAAGTCGTCAGAATATAATGACACGGAGCTGAAAGAAGAATTACTAAAATT ctgtatGAAAAGCCTGAAATACCCATTATTGACAGCTCAGCTTGAAGAACTTGAAGGCGTTGATGAACATCCCTTTCGgcattttgcagctgaaattaTT gACATTTTGTGGGATATAAAAGAACTGATACCATTGGTGTTTTTACATCGTAAAAGCAAAAATCCAGAATGGGAGAATCAGGAGTTTGCAGACATAGAGCAAAAGAATATTGCTGATTCTTTGGCATGCCTGTCGTATCTGATGGTTGTTCAGCATTTTGGTATTGAATGCTTTCCGATGGTATTTAG tcCATCATACCTTCTGCAGTGCAATATGGCAAATATTGAAGTGCTACTGAAAAG AACAGAAGAATCTGTTTTATCTAAAGGACTT GATCTGTTTGAGAGCTGTTTATTGAGGATGGAAGATAATAGCCTTCTCCATCAGTATTTAGAATTCAGAGATTTTATTAATGTACCTCAG GATTTGGTGAAAGTTATGACCCTTTGTCCCATAGAGCATCTG agaaagaaaagtttaaatattttgcagttgTACATAGATAAGTTTGACACAGAGGGAAAACATACATTATTCAG gTGTCTACTGAAGACAAGCAACCATGCTGGTGTGGAGGGATAcgttattaaaaatataaaagatcaGATTCACTTATCATTAACG AAGGCATGTGACAACACTTGGTTTACAGGACATCACTTGATCTCCCTTCTAGATTTAGTGTTTTTGCTTCCAGAAGGTGCTGAGACAGATCTTCTGCAACACTCCGATAG CATTATGGCATCACTAAATCTACTGAGATACTTAGTCATTAAAGATTGTGAAAGTGATAATCAG ACTGGAGTATGGACCATGATTCCCAGGATTGAGCAGCACTTTTTAAAGCCACTGCATGTAGGACTCAATATGTCAAAAGCACACtatgaagcagaaataaagaataagaaagagaacaaaaaag AGGCACAGAGTCCTAACACAGTTTGTTCTGTAACTGTTAGTGGGGAAAAGATGCCTGCCATGACTACTGAAATGCAGCTTCAG GTTTTACACTCCGCTCTCTTCACTTTTGATTTAATAGAAAGTGTTCTGGCTCGAGTAGAAGAACTTATTGAAGTGAAAATAAAGGCTGTAATGGATGAAAATAGTTAG
- the RPAP2 gene encoding putative RNA polymerase II subunit B1 CTD phosphatase RPAP2 isoform X2 has translation MMAAGKSWCSGKGKVSRRREGNKNPDALKNEDAAQRKAALEAAVRKKIEFEKKALNIVEQLLEENITEEFLLSCGKCITPSHYKDIVDERSIIKLCGYPLCQNKLENVLKQKYRISTKTNRVYDITERKCFCSNFCYKASKYFEAQISQSPVWMREEEKPPDIELLKKGQSGQSGEEVKICDEIIKASDIENHNPCESASQDKASDSSSDTEQEFVSSVLPRSQSSSASFAQQLHRNSILKKKPAQKVCSRPKTEDSDVVEATEQLSNCKLDAQEEKCACSGHNEITATPSTGATPGKPSASGNCENTCGSQIVYLGVSKRGAEHLKRALANSKERRTPELRHPVNSKGSLLQVLKQTLTEWRTEETLKFLYGPNYSSLCSPESIASASQENEELDEDDLDTADDLNAGAIGESENSLNYSLPFTGPGEIVKPVPSYEKLKEETEFLQLRVKEFYKGKCILAEEAETNAKAKEHPSKDEDDQQEDLTFPLVDSNAQMQIRKRIVLEKLRKVLPAVLGSLHITPGDVYTELKNLVKTFRLTNRNIIHKMPEWTLIAIVLLSVYAESVRTMLLISLWVISCKF, from the exons ATGATGGCGGCGGGGAAGTCGTGGTGCAGCGGGAAGGGGAAGGTCAGCCGGCGGCGTGAAG GAAATAAGAATCCAGATGCTCTGAAGAATGAAGATGCTGCTCAAAG GAAAGCAGCTCTGGAGGCTGCTGTGAGAAAGAAGATTGAATTTGAAAAAAAGGCGTTGAATATTGTTGAACAGCTCCTGGAAGAGAACATTACTGAAGAGTTCCTTCTGAGTTGT GGAAAATGTATTACCCCATCTCACTATAAAGACATTGTTGATGAACGGTCTATCATCAAACTGTGTGGTTATCCTCTATGTCAAAATAAACTGGAAAAT gTGCTGAAACAGAAGTACAGAAtttcaacaaaaacaaacagagTTTATGATATCACAGAAAGAAAG tgCTTTTGCAGCAACTTTTGCTATAAAGCATCCAAATATTTTGAGGCTCAGATTTCCCAAAGTCCAGTATGGATGcgagaagaagaaaa accACCAGACATAGAGCTGCTGAAGAAGGGACAGAG TGGACAGTCTGGAGAAGAAGTGAAAATATGTGATGAGATAATTAAAGCATCCGACATTGAAAATCATAATCCGTGTGAATCTGCTTCTCAAGACAAAGCCAGTGACAGCAGTAGTGATACTGAACAagaatttgtttcttctgtccTACCACGAAGTCAGTCAAGTTCAGCCAGTTTCGCACAGCAATTGCACAGAAATAGCATCCTCAAAAAGAAGCCCGCTCAGAAAGTGTGTTCCAGACCTAAAACTGAAGACTCAGATGTGGTAGAAGCCACTGAACAACTATCTAATTGTAAATTAGATGCTCAGGAAGAAAAGTGTGCTTGCTCTGGTCATAATGAAATAACTGCAACACCTTCGACAGGTGCTACTCCAGGGAAACCAAGTGCTTCCGGAAACTGTGAAAATACCTGTGGTTCACAGATAGTTTATCTAGGTGTGAGTAAAAGAGGGGCAGAACATCTTAAAAGAGCACTAGCTAACTCAAAGGAACGTAGAACACCTGAACTGAGGCATCCAGTTAATTCCAAGGGCAGCTTATTACAAGTGCTTAAGCAAACGCTTACAGAATGGAGAACTGAGGAAACTTTAAAATTTCTCTATGGCCCAAACTACAgttctttatgttctccagaGAGCATAGCATCTGCCAGCCAGGAGAATGAAGAACTTGATGAGGATGACTTGGATACAGCTGATGATCTTAATGCTGGTGCTATAGGGGAGTCTGAAAACAGTTTGAACTATTCTTTACCTTTCACGGGCCCAGGTGAAATAGTTAAGCCAGTGCCTAGTTATGAAaagttaaaagaagaaacagagttCCTACAACTCCGAGTAAAAGAGTTCTATAAAGGAAAGTGTATCTTGGCTGAAGAGGCAGAGacaaatgcaaaagcaaaggaacatCCAAGCAAAGATGAA gatgatcagcaggaagaTCTTACCTTCCCACTtgttgattcaaatgcacaaaTGCAGATTAGAAAGAGAATTGTCcttgaaaaactgagaaaagt GCTGCCTGCAGTTTTGGGCTCTCTTCATATTACTCCAGGTGATGTTTACACAGAGCTAAAAAATCTTGTGAAAACTTTCCG
- the RPAP2 gene encoding putative RNA polymerase II subunit B1 CTD phosphatase RPAP2 isoform X4 gives MMAAGKSWCSGKGKVSRRREGNKNPDALKNEDAAQRKAALEAAVRKKIEFEKKALNIVEQLLEENITEEFLLSCGKCITPSHYKDIVDERSIIKLCGYPLCQNKLENVLKQKYRISTKTNRVYDITERKCFCSNFCYKASKYFEAQISQSPVWMREEEKPPDIELLKKGQSGQSGEEVKICDEIIKASDIENHNPCESASQDKASDSSSDTEQEFVSSVLPRSQSSSASFAQQLHRNSILKKKPAQKVCSRPKTEDSDVVEATEQLSNCKLDAQEEKCACSGHNEITATPSTGATPGKPSASGNCENTCGSQIVYLGVSKRGAEHLKRALANSKERRTPELRHPVNSKGSLLQVLKQTLTEWRTEETLKFLYGPNYSSLCSPESIASASQENEELDEDDLDTADDLNAGAIGESENSLNYSLPFTGPGEIVKPVPSYEKLKEETEFLQLRVKEFYKGKCILAEEAETNAKAKEHPSKDEDDQQEDLTFPLVDSNAQMQIRKRIVLEKLRKVLPAVLGSLHITPGDVYTELKNLVKTFRLTNRNIIHKMPEWTLIAIVLLSVSYQR, from the exons ATGATGGCGGCGGGGAAGTCGTGGTGCAGCGGGAAGGGGAAGGTCAGCCGGCGGCGTGAAG GAAATAAGAATCCAGATGCTCTGAAGAATGAAGATGCTGCTCAAAG GAAAGCAGCTCTGGAGGCTGCTGTGAGAAAGAAGATTGAATTTGAAAAAAAGGCGTTGAATATTGTTGAACAGCTCCTGGAAGAGAACATTACTGAAGAGTTCCTTCTGAGTTGT GGAAAATGTATTACCCCATCTCACTATAAAGACATTGTTGATGAACGGTCTATCATCAAACTGTGTGGTTATCCTCTATGTCAAAATAAACTGGAAAAT gTGCTGAAACAGAAGTACAGAAtttcaacaaaaacaaacagagTTTATGATATCACAGAAAGAAAG tgCTTTTGCAGCAACTTTTGCTATAAAGCATCCAAATATTTTGAGGCTCAGATTTCCCAAAGTCCAGTATGGATGcgagaagaagaaaa accACCAGACATAGAGCTGCTGAAGAAGGGACAGAG TGGACAGTCTGGAGAAGAAGTGAAAATATGTGATGAGATAATTAAAGCATCCGACATTGAAAATCATAATCCGTGTGAATCTGCTTCTCAAGACAAAGCCAGTGACAGCAGTAGTGATACTGAACAagaatttgtttcttctgtccTACCACGAAGTCAGTCAAGTTCAGCCAGTTTCGCACAGCAATTGCACAGAAATAGCATCCTCAAAAAGAAGCCCGCTCAGAAAGTGTGTTCCAGACCTAAAACTGAAGACTCAGATGTGGTAGAAGCCACTGAACAACTATCTAATTGTAAATTAGATGCTCAGGAAGAAAAGTGTGCTTGCTCTGGTCATAATGAAATAACTGCAACACCTTCGACAGGTGCTACTCCAGGGAAACCAAGTGCTTCCGGAAACTGTGAAAATACCTGTGGTTCACAGATAGTTTATCTAGGTGTGAGTAAAAGAGGGGCAGAACATCTTAAAAGAGCACTAGCTAACTCAAAGGAACGTAGAACACCTGAACTGAGGCATCCAGTTAATTCCAAGGGCAGCTTATTACAAGTGCTTAAGCAAACGCTTACAGAATGGAGAACTGAGGAAACTTTAAAATTTCTCTATGGCCCAAACTACAgttctttatgttctccagaGAGCATAGCATCTGCCAGCCAGGAGAATGAAGAACTTGATGAGGATGACTTGGATACAGCTGATGATCTTAATGCTGGTGCTATAGGGGAGTCTGAAAACAGTTTGAACTATTCTTTACCTTTCACGGGCCCAGGTGAAATAGTTAAGCCAGTGCCTAGTTATGAAaagttaaaagaagaaacagagttCCTACAACTCCGAGTAAAAGAGTTCTATAAAGGAAAGTGTATCTTGGCTGAAGAGGCAGAGacaaatgcaaaagcaaaggaacatCCAAGCAAAGATGAA gatgatcagcaggaagaTCTTACCTTCCCACTtgttgattcaaatgcacaaaTGCAGATTAGAAAGAGAATTGTCcttgaaaaactgagaaaagt GCTGCCTGCAGTTTTGGGCTCTCTTCATATTACTCCAGGTGATGTTTACACAGAGCTAAAAAATCTTGTGAAAACTTTCCG
- the RPAP2 gene encoding putative RNA polymerase II subunit B1 CTD phosphatase RPAP2 isoform X5 has protein sequence MMAAGKSWCSGKGKVSRRREGNKNPDALKNEDAAQRKAALEAAVRKKIEFEKKALNIVEQLLEENITEEFLLSCGKCITPSHYKDIVDERSIIKLCGYPLCQNKLENVLKQKYRISTKTNRVYDITERKCFCSNFCYKASKYFEAQISQSPVWMREEEKPPDIELLKKGQSGQSGEEVKICDEIIKASDIENHNPCESASQDKASDSSSDTEQEFVSSVLPRSQSSSASFAQQLHRNSILKKKPAQKVCSRPKTEDSDVVEATEQLSNCKLDAQEEKCACSGHNEITATPSTGATPGKPSASGNCENTCGSQIVYLGVSKRGAEHLKRALANSKERRTPELRHPVNSKGSLLQVLKQTLTEWRTEETLKFLYGPNYSSLCSPESIASASQENEELDEDDLDTADDLNAGAIGESENSLNYSLPFTGPGEIVKPVPSYEKLKEETEFLQLRVKEFYKGKCILAEEAETNAKAKEHPSKDEDDQQEDLTFPLVDSNAQMQIRKRIVLEKLRKVLPAVLGSLHITPGDVYTELKNLVKTFRLTNRNIIHKMPEWTLIAIVLLSV, from the exons ATGATGGCGGCGGGGAAGTCGTGGTGCAGCGGGAAGGGGAAGGTCAGCCGGCGGCGTGAAG GAAATAAGAATCCAGATGCTCTGAAGAATGAAGATGCTGCTCAAAG GAAAGCAGCTCTGGAGGCTGCTGTGAGAAAGAAGATTGAATTTGAAAAAAAGGCGTTGAATATTGTTGAACAGCTCCTGGAAGAGAACATTACTGAAGAGTTCCTTCTGAGTTGT GGAAAATGTATTACCCCATCTCACTATAAAGACATTGTTGATGAACGGTCTATCATCAAACTGTGTGGTTATCCTCTATGTCAAAATAAACTGGAAAAT gTGCTGAAACAGAAGTACAGAAtttcaacaaaaacaaacagagTTTATGATATCACAGAAAGAAAG tgCTTTTGCAGCAACTTTTGCTATAAAGCATCCAAATATTTTGAGGCTCAGATTTCCCAAAGTCCAGTATGGATGcgagaagaagaaaa accACCAGACATAGAGCTGCTGAAGAAGGGACAGAG TGGACAGTCTGGAGAAGAAGTGAAAATATGTGATGAGATAATTAAAGCATCCGACATTGAAAATCATAATCCGTGTGAATCTGCTTCTCAAGACAAAGCCAGTGACAGCAGTAGTGATACTGAACAagaatttgtttcttctgtccTACCACGAAGTCAGTCAAGTTCAGCCAGTTTCGCACAGCAATTGCACAGAAATAGCATCCTCAAAAAGAAGCCCGCTCAGAAAGTGTGTTCCAGACCTAAAACTGAAGACTCAGATGTGGTAGAAGCCACTGAACAACTATCTAATTGTAAATTAGATGCTCAGGAAGAAAAGTGTGCTTGCTCTGGTCATAATGAAATAACTGCAACACCTTCGACAGGTGCTACTCCAGGGAAACCAAGTGCTTCCGGAAACTGTGAAAATACCTGTGGTTCACAGATAGTTTATCTAGGTGTGAGTAAAAGAGGGGCAGAACATCTTAAAAGAGCACTAGCTAACTCAAAGGAACGTAGAACACCTGAACTGAGGCATCCAGTTAATTCCAAGGGCAGCTTATTACAAGTGCTTAAGCAAACGCTTACAGAATGGAGAACTGAGGAAACTTTAAAATTTCTCTATGGCCCAAACTACAgttctttatgttctccagaGAGCATAGCATCTGCCAGCCAGGAGAATGAAGAACTTGATGAGGATGACTTGGATACAGCTGATGATCTTAATGCTGGTGCTATAGGGGAGTCTGAAAACAGTTTGAACTATTCTTTACCTTTCACGGGCCCAGGTGAAATAGTTAAGCCAGTGCCTAGTTATGAAaagttaaaagaagaaacagagttCCTACAACTCCGAGTAAAAGAGTTCTATAAAGGAAAGTGTATCTTGGCTGAAGAGGCAGAGacaaatgcaaaagcaaaggaacatCCAAGCAAAGATGAA gatgatcagcaggaagaTCTTACCTTCCCACTtgttgattcaaatgcacaaaTGCAGATTAGAAAGAGAATTGTCcttgaaaaactgagaaaagt GCTGCCTGCAGTTTTGGGCTCTCTTCATATTACTCCAGGTGATGTTTACACAGAGCTAAAAAATCTTGTGAAAACTTTCCG